From one Bordetella genomosp. 9 genomic stretch:
- a CDS encoding Na/Pi cotransporter family protein, with protein sequence MSGILTLLDFAGYVALLLWGVHMVQTGVQRAFGAALGAVLGRALGTRLRAFAAGLGITAALQSSTATGLMITGFAAGGVVGLVPALSAMLGANVGTTLIVQLLSFDLTSLAPILILFGVWMFRRYPPGRTRDLGRVFIGLGLLLISLHSLVDLFAPFQTAPLLRVLLQALASQPVAAMLVAAALTWAAHSSVAVVVLLMSMASHHLVSPEAAYAMVLGANLGTAVNPMIEGVTGDDPAARRLPLGNMLTRVAGVIVGLILLPWVGAWMNALTDDPARAVANFHTLFNGIVALIFLPLLVPYAALLTRWLPKRIDPDDPARPQYLDESAHDIPAVALGNASREALRMADMLQTLLVLARAGYKRDNRHRLPQAKQLDAAMDKLETAITLYLATLDRESMTKEDVQRMEEIVAFASNVGHAADIVYSGLLNHATRLRKQGWKLAPDQSEQLDESLGQLLNNERRTAALFVNADLRQARALAGEKESFRALEAQAAEAHLQKIKSGQVEQAEIGQLYLDILRDVKGVNSYLVGAAAYPVLAKEGELLPSRLRESSN encoded by the coding sequence ATGTCCGGAATCCTTACCCTGCTCGATTTTGCTGGCTATGTGGCCCTGCTCCTGTGGGGCGTCCATATGGTCCAGACAGGCGTGCAGCGGGCTTTCGGCGCGGCCCTGGGCGCGGTGCTGGGCCGCGCGCTGGGCACGCGCCTGCGCGCGTTCGCGGCCGGCCTGGGCATTACCGCCGCCCTGCAAAGCAGCACGGCCACGGGCCTGATGATCACCGGCTTCGCGGCCGGCGGCGTAGTGGGCCTGGTGCCGGCGCTGTCGGCCATGCTGGGCGCCAACGTGGGCACCACGCTGATCGTCCAGCTGCTGTCCTTCGACCTGACGTCGCTGGCGCCCATCCTGATCCTGTTCGGCGTGTGGATGTTCCGCCGCTATCCGCCCGGCCGCACGCGCGACCTGGGGCGCGTCTTCATCGGCCTGGGGTTGCTGCTGATCTCGCTGCATTCGCTGGTGGATCTGTTCGCGCCTTTCCAGACCGCGCCGCTGCTGCGCGTCCTGCTGCAGGCCCTGGCCAGCCAGCCCGTGGCCGCCATGCTGGTGGCCGCCGCGCTGACCTGGGCGGCGCATTCCAGCGTCGCGGTGGTGGTGCTGCTCATGTCCATGGCTTCCCATCACCTGGTCAGCCCGGAAGCCGCCTATGCCATGGTGCTGGGCGCCAACCTGGGCACGGCCGTCAATCCGATGATCGAAGGCGTGACGGGCGATGATCCGGCGGCGCGCCGCCTGCCGCTGGGCAACATGCTGACCCGCGTGGCCGGCGTGATCGTCGGCCTGATCCTGCTGCCCTGGGTCGGCGCCTGGATGAATGCCCTGACGGACGACCCGGCGCGCGCCGTGGCCAATTTCCATACGCTGTTCAACGGGATCGTCGCGCTGATCTTCCTGCCGCTGCTGGTGCCGTACGCGGCCCTGCTGACGCGCTGGCTGCCCAAGCGCATCGATCCGGACGATCCCGCCCGCCCGCAGTACCTGGACGAATCGGCGCACGATATTCCGGCGGTGGCGCTGGGCAACGCGTCGCGCGAGGCCCTGCGCATGGCCGATATGCTGCAGACGCTGCTGGTGCTCGCGCGGGCCGGCTACAAGCGCGACAACCGGCACCGCCTGCCCCAGGCCAAGCAGCTGGACGCCGCCATGGACAAGCTGGAAACGGCGATCACGCTGTACCTGGCGACGCTGGATCGCGAAAGCATGACCAAGGAAGACGTCCAGCGCATGGAAGAAATCGTGGCCTTCGCGAGCAATGTCGGCCATGCCGCCGACATCGTGTACAGCGGCCTGTTGAACCATGCCACGCGCCTGCGCAAGCAGGGCTGGAAGCTGGCGCCGGACCAAAGCGAGCAATTGGACGAATCGCTGGGACAGCTGTTGAACAACGAACGGCGCACCGCGGCGCTGTTCGTCAACGCCGACCTGCGCCAGGCCCGCGCCCTGGCCGGCGAAAAGGAAAGCTTCCGCGCGCTGGAAGCCCAGGCGGCGGAAGCGCATCTGCAGAAGATCAAATCAGGCCAGGTCGAACAAGCCGAAATCGGCCAGCTGTACCTGGATATCCTGCGCGACGTGAAAGGCGTGAATTCCTATCTGGTCGGCGCCGCCGCCTATCCCGTCCTGGCCAAGGAAGGCGAACTGCTGCCCAGCCGCCTGCGCGAATCGTCGAACTGA
- a CDS encoding dienelactone hydrolase family protein — translation MSFSPAAGAVQSTAIHTSPQGLTHGLIDLPVKDGTIPAYYAVPEGKTDVPIICVVQEIFGIHEHIQDVCRRLAKEGYFAIAVNLYERQGDASTYTDIPKLIQDIVSKVPDEQVMADLDASVAWAAQQGGDAERVGITGFCWGGRITWMYTAYSPKVKAGVAWYGKLTQGHGPLIKRNAVDVTKELHGPVLGLYGAKDTSIPLEDVETMKQRLAEGNDNAKASRFVVYPDSGHAFLADYRPSYNEQDAQDGWQRMRDWFAQYLK, via the coding sequence ATGAGTTTTTCGCCCGCCGCGGGTGCCGTGCAGAGCACCGCGATCCACACCAGCCCGCAAGGCCTGACGCACGGCCTGATCGACCTGCCCGTCAAGGACGGCACGATTCCCGCCTACTACGCCGTGCCGGAGGGCAAGACCGATGTGCCCATCATCTGCGTCGTGCAGGAAATCTTCGGCATCCATGAACACATCCAGGACGTCTGCCGGCGGCTGGCCAAGGAAGGCTATTTCGCCATCGCGGTCAACCTGTACGAACGCCAGGGCGATGCGTCCACCTACACCGACATCCCCAAGCTGATCCAGGACATCGTTTCCAAGGTGCCGGACGAACAGGTCATGGCCGACCTGGACGCCAGCGTGGCCTGGGCCGCGCAGCAGGGCGGCGACGCCGAACGCGTGGGCATCACCGGCTTCTGCTGGGGCGGCCGCATCACCTGGATGTACACGGCCTACAGTCCCAAGGTGAAGGCCGGCGTGGCCTGGTACGGCAAGCTCACGCAGGGCCACGGCCCGCTGATCAAGCGCAACGCGGTCGACGTCACCAAGGAGCTGCACGGCCCGGTGCTGGGCCTGTATGGCGCCAAGGACACCAGCATTCCGCTGGAAGACGTGGAAACCATGAAGCAGCGGCTGGCCGAAGGCAATGACAACGCCAAGGCGTCCAGGTTCGTGGTCTACCCCGATTCAGGACACGCCTTCCTGGCCGACTATCGGCCCAGCTACAACGAGCAGGATGCGCAGGATGGCTGGCAGAGAATGCGCGACTGGTTCGCGCAGTATCTGAAGTAA
- the ureA gene encoding urease subunit gamma, with the protein MKLTPREKDKLLIFTAALLAERRKARGLKLNYPEAVAYISAALMEGARDGRTVAELMDYGTTLLTREDVMEGVPEMIPDVQIEATFPDGTKLVTVHNPIV; encoded by the coding sequence ATGAAGCTGACGCCCCGCGAAAAAGACAAGCTGCTGATATTCACCGCCGCCCTGCTGGCCGAAAGGCGCAAGGCGCGCGGCCTGAAGCTGAACTACCCGGAAGCCGTCGCCTATATCAGCGCCGCGCTGATGGAAGGCGCGCGCGATGGCCGCACCGTGGCCGAACTGATGGATTACGGCACCACCCTGCTGACCCGCGAAGACGTCATGGAAGGCGTGCCCGAAATGATTCCGGACGTACAGATCGAGGCGACCTTTCCCGATGGCACCAAACTCGTCACGGTGCACAACCCCATAGTCTGA
- a CDS encoding LOG family protein has translation MVKKEDGRETPAGRQIPVIMSEILTAADALRELGPAVSVFGSARISRESPYYKQAEALAAALAQAGFAVIAGGGPGIMEAANKGAFETGGTSVGLNIVLPHEANNNAYQTISLMFEYFYARKATFFMHSFAYVALPGGFGTLDELFEALTLVQTGKVPPAPIVLMGKDYWQGMVDWMAKTVLGNGMIGAHDLELFIVEDDPQIVVSRIVDFHARYLSPEQYAPSLPA, from the coding sequence ATGGTCAAAAAGGAAGATGGCAGGGAGACTCCCGCCGGCAGACAAATACCGGTGATTATGTCAGAGATACTGACCGCGGCTGACGCGCTGCGCGAGCTGGGTCCGGCCGTCAGCGTGTTCGGCAGCGCGCGCATCAGTCGCGAATCGCCGTACTACAAACAAGCGGAGGCATTGGCGGCGGCCCTGGCCCAGGCCGGCTTCGCCGTGATCGCAGGCGGCGGGCCCGGCATCATGGAAGCGGCCAATAAAGGCGCATTCGAGACCGGCGGCACCAGCGTCGGCCTGAATATCGTCCTTCCGCACGAAGCGAACAATAATGCCTACCAGACCATCAGTTTGATGTTCGAGTATTTCTATGCGCGCAAGGCCACGTTCTTCATGCACAGCTTCGCCTACGTCGCGCTGCCCGGCGGTTTCGGCACGTTGGACGAGCTGTTCGAAGCGCTGACCCTGGTGCAGACAGGCAAGGTGCCGCCCGCCCCCATCGTGCTGATGGGCAAGGACTATTGGCAGGGCATGGTCGACTGGATGGCCAAGACCGTGCTCGGCAATGGCATGATAGGCGCCCACGACCTGGAGCTGTTCATCGTCGAGGACGACCCGCAGATCGTCGTCAGCCGCATCGTCGACTTCCACGCCCGCTACCTGTCGCCGGAGCAGTACGCCCCTTCCCTGCCGGCGTAG
- a CDS encoding DMT family transporter translates to MQALWMLLASFMFAIMGSCVKLATEHEASLSQVVLFRGLPSVVLLLAWARAGRHSILPTRWKPHLWRNLAGVSSMWLGFFALAHLPLATAISLSYTSPLFIAAWMLGWGGAQRDMVRILSVALGFLGVIAVLRPSIGQDQWLAALLGLTAGGTSAVAMMQIRELGRIGEPEWRTVLFFSCGVCITSVVGLSAEGWGDADLQGYIALTGIGLSGLFGQLAVTRAFGLGSALLTAALQYTTIIFAAVLGMAFWQENLDDIAWIGMGLIIAAGLLSIWRTMRESRAMAAAIREKKA, encoded by the coding sequence ATGCAGGCTCTCTGGATGCTGCTGGCGTCTTTCATGTTCGCCATCATGGGGTCCTGCGTGAAGCTGGCCACCGAGCACGAAGCCTCCCTGTCGCAGGTCGTGCTGTTTCGTGGCCTGCCGTCGGTCGTCCTGCTGCTCGCCTGGGCCCGGGCAGGGCGCCATTCCATCCTCCCCACGCGCTGGAAGCCCCACCTGTGGCGCAACCTGGCCGGCGTCAGCTCCATGTGGCTGGGTTTCTTCGCGCTGGCGCACCTGCCGCTGGCCACCGCCATCAGCCTGTCGTATACCTCGCCGCTGTTCATCGCCGCCTGGATGCTGGGCTGGGGCGGGGCGCAGCGGGACATGGTGCGCATACTGTCGGTGGCGCTCGGTTTTCTCGGCGTGATCGCCGTCCTGCGCCCCAGCATCGGGCAGGACCAATGGCTGGCGGCGCTGCTGGGCCTGACGGCGGGCGGCACGTCCGCCGTGGCCATGATGCAGATCCGCGAACTGGGCCGCATCGGCGAGCCCGAATGGCGCACCGTGCTGTTCTTCTCCTGCGGGGTGTGCATCACCAGTGTCGTCGGTCTCAGTGCCGAGGGCTGGGGCGACGCCGATCTGCAGGGCTATATCGCCTTGACGGGCATCGGCCTGTCGGGCCTGTTCGGGCAACTGGCGGTGACGCGCGCTTTCGGGCTCGGGTCGGCCTTGTTGACGGCCGCGTTGCAGTACACCACCATCATCTTCGCCGCCGTCCTGGGCATGGCGTTCTGGCAGGAAAATCTGGACGACATTGCCTGGATCGGCATGGGTTTGATCATTGCCGCCGGGCTGTTGTCGATATGGCGGACGATGCGCGAGTCGCGGGCCATGGCCGCGGCCATACGGGAGAAAAAAGCATGA
- the htpX gene encoding protease HtpX, which translates to MKRIVLFVLTNLAVMVVLSATLRILGVDRFLTANGLNINALLVFSVVVGFTGAIISLLMSKTMAKWSTGAHVIDPNAPRSQNEAWLLETVHQLADRAGIGRPEVAIYEGAPNAFATGAFKNDSLVAVSTGLLESMTEEEVTAVLGHEVAHIANGDMVTLTLIQGVVNTFVVFLARVVGYFIDKAVFRNERGTGPGYFVTVIVCEILFGILASIIVAWFSRQREYRADAGSAHLLSSRDPMIRALARLGGLEAGALPKTFEASGITGGGAISAMFATHPPIQQRIAALQRVPL; encoded by the coding sequence ATGAAACGTATCGTTCTATTCGTGCTGACCAACCTGGCCGTCATGGTGGTTCTGTCGGCCACGCTTCGCATCCTGGGGGTCGACCGCTTCCTGACGGCCAATGGGCTGAACATCAATGCCCTGCTGGTGTTCTCGGTGGTGGTGGGCTTTACCGGCGCCATCATTTCGCTGCTGATGAGCAAGACCATGGCCAAGTGGAGCACGGGCGCCCACGTGATCGACCCGAACGCGCCGCGCAGCCAGAACGAAGCCTGGCTGCTGGAGACCGTCCACCAATTGGCTGACCGCGCCGGCATCGGCCGGCCCGAAGTCGCGATCTACGAAGGCGCGCCGAACGCATTCGCCACGGGCGCGTTCAAGAACGACTCGCTGGTGGCCGTCAGCACGGGCCTGCTGGAAAGCATGACCGAAGAAGAAGTCACCGCCGTCCTGGGCCACGAAGTCGCCCACATCGCCAATGGCGACATGGTCACGCTGACCCTGATCCAGGGCGTGGTCAATACCTTCGTGGTGTTCCTGGCCCGCGTGGTCGGCTACTTCATCGACAAGGCGGTGTTCCGCAACGAACGCGGCACCGGGCCGGGCTATTTCGTGACCGTGATCGTCTGTGAAATCCTGTTCGGCATCCTGGCGTCCATCATCGTCGCGTGGTTCTCGCGCCAGCGCGAGTATCGGGCCGACGCGGGTTCGGCGCACCTGCTCAGTTCACGCGATCCCATGATCCGCGCCCTGGCGCGGCTGGGCGGCCTGGAAGCGGGCGCGCTGCCCAAGACCTTCGAGGCGTCCGGCATCACCGGCGGCGGCGCCATCAGCGCGATGTTCGCCACGCACCCGCCCATCCAGCAACGCATCGCCGCGCTGCAGCGCGTGCCGCTGTAA
- the polA gene encoding DNA polymerase I produces the protein MNKTLLLVDGSSYLYRAYHAMPDLRNAQGEPTGALYGVVNMLRKLKQDYDAQYAACIFDARGKTFRDDLYPDYKSHRPPMPEDLAVQIEPIHNVVRALGWPVFAIEGVEADDVIGTLARIATEHGISTIVSTGDKDLAQLVDDHVTLVNTMTGETLDPAGVVKKFGVPPERIVDYLMLIGDAVDNVPGVDKVGPKTAVKWLSEYGSVDKLLEAADGIKGVAGNNLRLAATNFPLTRKLLSVRRDCDLSGTMSGPEALVAQEEDKEALLELYERYGFRTWLREVSGETERVPTGDSRVAPERPAAPEQVDYQIITDWAAFDAWMEKLRAAPLAAFDTETTSLDEMQARLVGMSFSIEPGIACYIPVAHRGPEAGDQLPKDEVLARLRAWLEDPAVPKLLHNAKYDAHVLRNEGIRLAGIAEDTMLQAYVLESHRSVSLAELAQRWLGRSGITYEQLCGKGASQICFDEVPVERAGHYAAEDADFTIQMHHLLRPRVSADAGLEHIYKLELQVSEVLTEIERTGVRVDADELMRQSTALGQEMLTLEQRAYELAGQPFNLNSPKQLGEILFGRMQLPVVRKTASGAPSTDEEVLSKLAQDYPLPQVLLEYRGLSKLKSTYTDKLPRMINPATGRVHTHYAQAAVITGRLASSEPNLQNIPVRTPAGRRVREAFIAERGVLMSADYSQIELRIMAHVSDDENLQRAFAAGEDIHRATASEVFGVPLEAVAGEQRRAAKAINFGLIYGMGVFGLASNLGITRDAAQAYIDRYFARYPGVAQYMESTRVLAREQGYVETVFGRRLWLPEIRGGSGPRRQAAERAAINAPMQGTAADLIKKAMVAVQEWIAREGLLSRMIMQVHDELVLEVPDQEVDQVRAELPGLMCNVAQLRVPLVAEVGVGKNWEQAH, from the coding sequence ATGAATAAAACCCTGTTGCTGGTTGACGGTTCTAGCTATTTGTACCGCGCCTATCATGCCATGCCTGACTTGCGGAACGCGCAGGGGGAGCCGACGGGGGCGTTGTACGGCGTCGTCAATATGCTTCGTAAACTGAAACAGGATTACGACGCGCAATATGCCGCTTGCATTTTCGATGCCCGTGGCAAGACCTTCCGTGACGACCTGTATCCCGATTACAAGTCGCACCGTCCGCCCATGCCCGAGGATCTCGCGGTCCAGATCGAGCCCATACACAACGTGGTGCGTGCGCTGGGTTGGCCGGTGTTCGCCATCGAAGGCGTGGAAGCCGACGACGTCATCGGCACGCTGGCGCGCATCGCCACCGAACATGGCATCAGCACCATTGTGTCGACCGGCGACAAGGACCTGGCCCAGTTGGTGGATGACCACGTCACGCTGGTCAACACCATGACCGGCGAAACCCTGGATCCCGCCGGCGTGGTCAAGAAGTTCGGCGTGCCGCCCGAGCGCATCGTCGATTACCTGATGCTGATCGGCGACGCGGTGGACAACGTGCCGGGTGTCGACAAGGTCGGCCCGAAGACGGCCGTCAAATGGCTGTCCGAGTACGGTTCGGTCGACAAGCTGCTGGAAGCGGCCGACGGCATCAAGGGCGTCGCCGGCAACAACCTGCGCCTGGCCGCGACGAATTTCCCGCTGACGCGCAAGCTGCTGTCCGTGCGGCGCGATTGCGACCTGAGCGGCACCATGTCCGGACCGGAAGCGCTGGTGGCGCAGGAAGAGGACAAGGAAGCGCTGCTGGAGCTCTACGAGCGCTATGGTTTCCGGACCTGGCTGCGCGAAGTCAGCGGCGAAACCGAACGCGTGCCGACGGGCGATTCGCGCGTCGCGCCCGAACGTCCCGCCGCGCCCGAACAGGTGGATTACCAGATCATTACGGACTGGGCCGCCTTCGATGCATGGATGGAAAAGCTGCGCGCCGCGCCGCTGGCCGCCTTCGACACCGAAACCACGTCGCTGGACGAAATGCAGGCGCGCCTGGTGGGAATGTCGTTCTCGATCGAGCCCGGCATCGCCTGCTATATCCCGGTCGCGCATCGCGGGCCCGAAGCCGGCGACCAGTTGCCCAAGGACGAAGTGCTGGCGCGGCTGCGCGCGTGGCTGGAAGACCCCGCCGTGCCCAAGCTGCTGCACAACGCCAAGTACGACGCCCACGTGCTGCGCAACGAAGGCATACGGCTGGCGGGCATCGCCGAAGACACGATGCTGCAGGCGTATGTGCTGGAGTCCCACCGCAGCGTCAGCCTGGCGGAGCTGGCGCAGCGGTGGCTGGGCCGCAGCGGCATCACCTACGAACAATTGTGCGGCAAGGGCGCCAGCCAGATCTGCTTCGATGAAGTCCCGGTGGAGCGGGCCGGCCACTATGCCGCCGAAGACGCCGACTTCACGATCCAGATGCATCATCTGCTGCGTCCGCGCGTCAGCGCCGATGCCGGCCTCGAGCATATCTACAAGCTGGAGCTGCAGGTCTCCGAGGTCCTGACGGAAATCGAACGCACGGGTGTGCGCGTCGACGCCGACGAGCTGATGCGGCAAAGCACGGCGCTGGGGCAGGAAATGCTGACCCTTGAGCAGCGCGCCTACGAATTGGCCGGCCAACCCTTCAACCTGAATTCCCCCAAGCAGCTGGGCGAGATCCTGTTCGGCCGCATGCAGCTGCCCGTGGTCCGCAAGACGGCCAGCGGCGCGCCGTCCACGGACGAGGAAGTCCTGAGCAAGCTGGCCCAGGACTATCCGCTGCCGCAGGTCCTGCTGGAATACCGCGGCCTGTCCAAGCTGAAGTCCACGTATACCGACAAGCTGCCGCGCATGATCAACCCGGCCACCGGCCGTGTGCACACCCATTACGCGCAGGCCGCGGTCATCACCGGGCGGCTGGCATCTTCCGAACCGAACCTGCAGAACATTCCGGTCCGCACGCCGGCGGGCCGCCGCGTGCGGGAAGCCTTCATCGCCGAGCGCGGCGTGCTGATGTCGGCCGATTACTCGCAGATCGAGCTGCGCATCATGGCGCACGTGTCGGACGACGAAAACCTGCAGCGGGCGTTCGCCGCGGGCGAGGACATCCACCGGGCCACCGCGTCCGAAGTCTTCGGCGTTCCGCTGGAGGCGGTCGCGGGGGAACAGCGGCGTGCCGCCAAGGCCATCAATTTCGGCCTGATCTATGGCATGGGCGTGTTCGGCCTGGCGTCCAACCTGGGCATCACGCGTGACGCGGCGCAGGCGTACATCGATCGTTATTTCGCGCGTTATCCAGGCGTGGCGCAATACATGGAATCGACGCGCGTGCTGGCGCGCGAGCAGGGCTACGTGGAAACGGTCTTCGGCCGGCGGCTGTGGCTGCCGGAGATCCGCGGCGGCTCGGGACCGCGCCGGCAGGCCGCCGAACGCGCCGCCATCAATGCGCCCATGCAGGGCACCGCGGCGGACCTGATCAAGAAGGCCATGGTGGCCGTGCAGGAATGGATCGCGCGCGAAGGCCTGCTGTCGCGCATGATCATGCAGGTGCATGACGAACTGGTGCTGGAAGTACCCGACCAGGAAGTCGACCAGGTGCGCGCCGAACTGCCCGGCCTGATGTGCAACGTGGCGCAGCTGCGCGTGCCGCTGGTGGCCGAAGTGGGCGTCGGCAAGAACTGGGAACAGGCGCACTAG
- a CDS encoding urease accessory protein UreD, protein MDALSPIVEAPHAGGWLATLGLGLARRHDRTVLARRRHVGPLTVQKPLYPEPDAAICHLTLLHPPGGLASGDTLRLDIELDADAHAVITTPGATKWYKAHPAHPSRQELTIRVADGARLDWLPLENIYFDHSQAHQRMDVSVGAGASALGWDAALLGRQASGETWSAGQVRNDFRLLDGAGRLLWTERQRLTARAALRAAPQGLAGMPAYGTLWAVGGACDATLAEALAPDLPFDSGLRAGATSPMPGVLLVRAVATHIEPLRHLFAALWLRLRPLVHGVPGRPLRLWAT, encoded by the coding sequence ATGGACGCTCTCAGCCCCATCGTGGAGGCCCCGCACGCGGGGGGCTGGCTGGCGACCCTGGGCCTGGGGCTGGCGCGCCGCCACGACCGCACCGTGCTGGCCCGGCGCCGGCACGTCGGTCCGCTGACCGTCCAGAAACCGCTCTATCCCGAGCCCGACGCCGCCATCTGCCACCTGACGCTGCTGCACCCGCCGGGCGGCCTGGCCAGCGGCGACACGCTGCGCCTGGACATCGAACTGGACGCCGATGCGCACGCGGTCATCACCACGCCCGGCGCGACCAAGTGGTACAAGGCACACCCCGCCCATCCCTCGCGGCAGGAACTGACCATCCGCGTCGCCGACGGCGCGCGCCTGGACTGGTTGCCCCTGGAGAACATCTACTTCGACCATAGCCAGGCGCACCAGCGCATGGACGTCAGCGTCGGCGCCGGCGCCAGCGCGCTGGGCTGGGACGCCGCGCTGCTGGGCCGGCAGGCGTCGGGCGAGACCTGGTCCGCCGGCCAGGTGCGCAACGACTTCCGGCTGCTGGACGGCGCCGGCCGCCTGCTGTGGACGGAACGCCAGCGCCTTACGGCGCGGGCTGCCCTGCGCGCGGCCCCGCAGGGCCTGGCCGGCATGCCCGCCTATGGCACGCTGTGGGCCGTGGGCGGCGCCTGCGACGCCACCCTGGCGGAAGCGCTGGCGCCCGACCTGCCCTTCGACAGCGGCCTGCGCGCGGGCGCCACCAGCCCCATGCCCGGCGTGCTGCTCGTACGCGCCGTGGCCACGCACATCGAACCGTTGCGCCATCTGTTCGCCGCCCTCTGGCTGCGCCTGCGGCCCCTGGTGCACGGCGTGCCCGGCCGCCCCCTGCGCCTCTGGGCCACCTGA
- a CDS encoding HupE/UreJ family protein — protein MNQPSRIAAIAAWPALLLAGAASAHPLQEHIAEAAGMASSAMAGMLHPLSGADHLCAMIAVGLWSAMTARRVWVAPLSFAAVLLLGALFGLARVPMPAVEPMIAASLLVLGLLVAARARLPEWAGAAIAALFAFFHGHAHGYELPETASAAAYIAGFMAATIGLHCAGIGAGMALRRAHAWLPRIAGLGVALYGVVLLAA, from the coding sequence ATGAACCAACCGTCACGCATCGCGGCGATCGCCGCATGGCCCGCCCTGCTGCTGGCCGGGGCCGCCAGCGCCCATCCCTTGCAGGAGCATATCGCCGAGGCGGCCGGCATGGCGTCCAGCGCCATGGCCGGCATGCTGCACCCCTTGAGCGGCGCGGACCACTTGTGCGCCATGATCGCGGTCGGCCTGTGGAGCGCCATGACGGCGCGCCGCGTCTGGGTCGCGCCGCTGTCCTTCGCGGCGGTGCTACTGCTGGGCGCCCTGTTCGGCCTGGCGCGCGTGCCCATGCCCGCGGTGGAACCGATGATCGCCGCGTCGCTGCTGGTCCTCGGCCTGCTGGTGGCGGCGCGCGCCCGGCTGCCGGAATGGGCAGGCGCCGCCATCGCCGCGCTGTTCGCATTCTTCCACGGTCATGCCCATGGCTACGAACTGCCCGAGACGGCCAGCGCGGCCGCTTATATCGCCGGCTTCATGGCCGCCACGATAGGGCTGCATTGCGCCGGCATCGGCGCGGGAATGGCGCTGCGCCGCGCGCATGCGTGG
- a CDS encoding L-serine ammonia-lyase, with the protein MAVSVFDLFKIGIGPSSSHTVGPMRAALLFVQGLQRDGLLPAVAAVRAELYGSLGATGKGHGTDKGVLLGLMGEAPDTVDPTAIAGMLQAVRASRELPLLGTHRVPFIEKEHLLFYRREAMAEHPNGMKFHAFDAAGNALREARYLSVGGGFVVTAGAPNAQVIAAHDQLPYPFRTGRQLVEMTAESGLSIAQLMMRNELAWRGEDDVRAGLDRIWDVMQHCVARGCGIDNPGADGELPGPLKVRRRAPDLYRSLTQRAERTLSDPLSVMDWVNLYAIAVNEENAAGGRVVTAPTNGAAGIIPAVLHYYDRFVPGATRAGIHDFLLTAAAIGLLYKFNASISGAEVGCQGEVGVACSMAAGGLAAVLGGSVSQVENAAEIGMEHNLGLTCDPVGGLVQIPCIERNAMASIKAVNAARMALRGDGQHYVSLDSVIKTMRETGADMKIKYKETARGGLAVNIVEC; encoded by the coding sequence GTGGCGGTTTCTGTTTTCGATTTGTTCAAGATCGGTATCGGTCCATCGAGTTCGCATACGGTGGGCCCCATGCGCGCCGCGCTGTTGTTCGTGCAGGGCCTGCAGCGCGACGGCCTGCTGCCCGCCGTCGCGGCGGTGCGCGCCGAACTCTACGGATCGCTGGGCGCCACCGGCAAGGGCCACGGCACCGACAAGGGCGTGCTGCTGGGCCTGATGGGCGAAGCCCCGGACACCGTGGATCCCACGGCCATCGCCGGCATGCTGCAGGCGGTGCGCGCCAGCCGCGAGCTGCCGCTGCTGGGCACGCACCGCGTGCCCTTCATCGAAAAAGAACATCTGCTGTTCTATCGCCGCGAAGCCATGGCGGAACACCCCAACGGGATGAAATTCCATGCGTTCGATGCCGCCGGCAACGCCTTGCGCGAAGCACGCTACCTGTCGGTGGGCGGTGGTTTCGTCGTGACGGCCGGGGCGCCGAACGCCCAGGTCATCGCGGCGCACGACCAACTGCCTTATCCCTTCCGCACTGGCCGGCAGCTCGTCGAGATGACGGCCGAATCCGGCCTGAGCATCGCCCAGCTGATGATGCGCAATGAACTGGCGTGGCGCGGCGAAGACGACGTACGGGCGGGCCTGGATCGCATCTGGGACGTCATGCAGCATTGCGTGGCGCGCGGCTGCGGCATCGACAACCCCGGCGCGGATGGCGAACTGCCCGGACCCTTGAAGGTGCGCCGCCGCGCGCCGGATCTCTATCGCAGCCTGACCCAGCGCGCCGAGCGCACGCTATCCGACCCGCTGTCGGTCATGGACTGGGTGAACCTGTACGCGATCGCGGTCAACGAGGAAAACGCCGCCGGTGGCCGGGTCGTCACCGCGCCGACCAACGGCGCGGCCGGCATCATCCCGGCCGTGCTGCATTACTACGATCGCTTCGTGCCCGGCGCCACGCGCGCGGGCATCCATGATTTCCTGCTCACCGCCGCGGCCATCGGGCTGCTCTACAAATTCAATGCGTCGATCTCCGGCGCCGAAGTCGGCTGCCAGGGCGAAGTCGGCGTCGCCTGCTCCATGGCGGCCGGGGGCCTGGCCGCGGTCCTGGGCGGCAGCGTGTCGCAGGTCGAGAACGCCGCGGAAATCGGCATGGAACACAACCTGGGCCTGACCTGCGATCCGGTGGGCGGACTGGTGCAGATTCCCTGTATCGAGCGCAACGCGATGGCGTCGATCAAGGCGGTGAACGCGGCGCGGATGGCCCTGCGCGGCGATGGCCAGCACTACGTTTCGCTGGATTCGGTCATCAAGACCATGCGGGAAACGGGCGCCGATATGAAGATCAAGTACAAGGAAACGGCGCGCGGCGGCCTGGCGGTGAATATCGTCGAATGCTAG